The window GCGCCGGGGAGGCGCTGACCGACCTCGTGACCGCCGGAGGCAACGTCTGGCACGCGCACCCGGGAGGCGCGGCCTGGAACGTCGCGCGGGCCTGCGCGCGGCTGGGGGTGCCCAGCGCCTTTGCGGGCGCGGTCGGCCAGGACAACTTCGGGGAGGACCTGCGGCGGGCGGGCGGGGAGGCCGGGCTGGACCCCCGCTTTCTCCAGCAGGTGCCCGCCCCGACCCTCATGGCGGTCGTGTATCAGCTCGACCCGCCCGCCTACCGTTTCCTGGGGGAGAACAGCGCCGACCTGCACTTCGACCCGGCGCGGCTCCCGCAGGGGTGGGAGGGGGCGGCCCGCTGGCTGCACGTGGGCGGCATCAGCCTCGCCCGCTGGCCGCTCGCCGACACCCTGCTGGGCATGATCGGGACCGCGCGCGGGGCAGGGGTCAAGGTCAGCTTCGACCCCAACGCCCGCATCACGCACCGCCACCCCGACTACCCCGCCGTGTTCGAGCGGGTCATCCGCCAGGCCGACCTCCTCAAGTTCAGCGACGAGGACCTGAGCTTCTTCTTCCCGGGCCTGTCCGAGGAGGACGCCCTGCGGCGCGTGCGCGGCCTGAACGCCCGCTGCCCCATCGTGGTGACGCGCGGCGCGCAGGGGGCGACCCTGTACCAGCCCGCCGGCCGGGCGGACCTGCCGACCGTGCCCGTCGCGGTGGCGGACACGGTCGGCGCGGGGGACGCGCTCTGCGCCGGGCTTCTCGTGAGCGCGACCGAGCGCCCGGACGCCCGGTGGACCGAGCACCTGCAGCTCGGGCTGCGCGCCGCCGCCGCCGCCTGCGCCCGCCCCGGCGCCTACGCCCCCACCCGCGCGGACCTGGAGGCATTGGGGGGCGGACGGCCCGGGCTGGGTGGATCAGGAGAGTCAGGTTGAGGACGCTTTTTTCTCCCGCTCCCCCTGCGGGAGACTCGCAGAGCTGCTTGCAGACCGGTACGGCCCCGCAGGGGGAGAGGGGGCGTACGGCGGGCGCAGTATGTCTCCCCGTCCAACCTCCTCCCCCTCCTGCTCAATCCGCTGGCTCTCTGGGCGGGGCGGTCTTGGCTTTGCCCGGTTCAATACGGGCCGGGCGGCGGCTCCTCCCGGCCAGGCTTACACCACCAGGCGCACGTCGTCCTGTTCGGTCATCAGGTGGAGGAAGGCCTCGACGTACTGGGGGTCGAACTGCCGCCCGGCCCCCGCGCGGATCTCGGCCAGGGCGCGGTGGCGGGTCCAGGCGGGCTTGTAGGGCCGCGCACTGATGAGGGCGTCGTACACGTCCACGATGGCGAACAGCCGCGCGGTCTCGGGGATGTCCTTGCCGCGCAGCCCGGCGGGATAGCCGCCGCCGTCCCAGCGCTCGTGGTGGTACCGCACCAGGTCGAGGGTCCCGGCGGGCAGGAAATGCAGGTCCTGCAGCATGTCGTACCCGAGCGCCGCGTGGGTCTGGATGATTCGGCGCTCCTCGGGGTCGAGGGGGCCACGCTTGTGCAGGATGCGGTCGGGAATCGCCAGCTTGCCCAGGTCGTGCAGATACGCGCCCCAGCGCAGCGCCCCCACGCGCTCCTCGTCCCAGCCCAGCCGCTCGGCGAGCCGCACGCTGGTGCTCACCACCCGCGTCGTGTGGCCGCCGGTATCGTCGTCGCGGCGTTCCAGGGCCGCCCCCAGCGAGCGCAGGGTGAGGTCGTTGGCCTCGCGCAGGTCGCGGATCGCCTGCCACTGCCCGAGCTGCGCGCCCATCAGCCGCGCGAAGGAGGCGACGACCGCGATCTCCGCCGCCGCGAAGGCCCCCTCGGGGCGGGCCAGGACGAGCATCCCCAGGTGCTGCGCCGCGCCGCCGTACACCTCCGCAACGTGGTAGCTGGCGCGCTCCTCCCGGCGCAGGAGCGTCAGCACCTCCCCGGCCACCCAGTGGTCGGCCTGCACGCTGCGGCTGTCCTCGTCGCCGGGGTAGATGGGCCGCTGCATGTGGGCGGCGTAGGCCCCGCGCCCCGCCAGGATGACCGGCGTGCCCTGGCGGTAGGCCACAAAGGCGATGTGCGGCGCCACGTCCAGCCCCTGGAGAATTTCCACCCCAGCCCGGCTGATCG is drawn from Deinococcus aerius and contains these coding sequences:
- a CDS encoding carbohydrate kinase family protein; protein product: MTVQMPLIVSAGEALTDLVTAGGNVWHAHPGGAAWNVARACARLGVPSAFAGAVGQDNFGEDLRRAGGEAGLDPRFLQQVPAPTLMAVVYQLDPPAYRFLGENSADLHFDPARLPQGWEGAARWLHVGGISLARWPLADTLLGMIGTARGAGVKVSFDPNARITHRHPDYPAVFERVIRQADLLKFSDEDLSFFFPGLSEEDALRRVRGLNARCPIVVTRGAQGATLYQPAGRADLPTVPVAVADTVGAGDALCAGLLVSATERPDARWTEHLQLGLRAAAAACARPGAYAPTRADLEALGGGRPGLGGSGESG
- a CDS encoding HD-GYP domain-containing protein, with product MNRRLVLTYLWLVLGLGVLGYAALVGHLGLLIGAALLLAGVTWPLGGGLRWTAPAAYLMGFLASLVLHGPGELPDLLGGLLVAGALGGLTVREKVTVTRLTWTRRTAEALQSGSERLAQAGNVEAISRAGVEILQGLDVAPHIAFVAYRQGTPVILAGRGAYAAHMQRPIYPGDEDSRSVQADHWVAGEVLTLLRREERASYHVAEVYGGAAQHLGMLVLARPEGAFAAAEIAVVASFARLMGAQLGQWQAIRDLREANDLTLRSLGAALERRDDDTGGHTTRVVSTSVRLAERLGWDEERVGALRWGAYLHDLGKLAIPDRILHKRGPLDPEERRIIQTHAALGYDMLQDLHFLPAGTLDLVRYHHERWDGGGYPAGLRGKDIPETARLFAIVDVYDALISARPYKPAWTRHRALAEIRAGAGRQFDPQYVEAFLHLMTEQDDVRLVV